One window of the Archangium primigenium genome contains the following:
- a CDS encoding MlaC/ttg2D family ABC transporter substrate-binding protein, which produces MFLTLVTAVLLSAAPSPLDVVKTGSADVQKIAASKGATVAQLSEAVDRFVDFGELSRRALGDTWSKLTPAQRQDFSATMEGLLRASYAQRAIGQGKSQVRYGEQSIAGNDARVATTVKINRGEAFPVDYKLYRANDKSDWRIYDVITDEVSLLTTYQEQFRKILATKGFDGLLATLKSKRAQLEKAAIP; this is translated from the coding sequence ATGTTCCTGACCCTCGTCACCGCCGTGCTGCTCTCCGCCGCGCCCAGTCCCCTGGACGTCGTCAAGACGGGCAGCGCGGACGTCCAGAAGATCGCCGCGAGCAAGGGGGCCACCGTGGCGCAGCTGTCCGAGGCGGTGGATCGCTTCGTGGACTTCGGGGAGCTGTCGCGGCGCGCGCTCGGGGACACGTGGAGCAAGCTCACCCCCGCCCAGCGCCAGGACTTCTCGGCCACCATGGAGGGCCTCTTGCGCGCCTCCTACGCCCAGCGCGCCATCGGCCAGGGCAAGTCCCAGGTGCGCTACGGCGAGCAGTCCATCGCGGGCAATGACGCCCGCGTCGCCACCACGGTGAAGATCAACCGCGGCGAGGCCTTCCCCGTGGACTACAAGCTCTACCGCGCGAACGACAAGAGCGACTGGCGCATCTACGACGTCATCACCGACGAGGTGTCGCTGCTGACGACCTACCAGGAGCAGTTCCGGAAGATCCTCGCGACCAAGGGCTTCGACGGCCTGCTCGCCACGCTCAAGTCCAAGCGCGCCCAGCTCGAGAAGGCCGCCATTCCCTGA
- a CDS encoding TolC family protein has product MVIGKKTRRVIAWGGVLLATRVAAQEPPPPPEPLPSPALATDADAVPAGAEPLTLDQLIWRARSRDARVEEARAELRRLEALLRQASWAWFPKFETRVGFGGPVPEARNDGLGGPPTTEASLEGDFNFGRMGVTAFVESTAVLPLFTFGKLEALEDAAREGPRVGRALQTRAEDEAGFQATQAFYGYQLARSGLVQLAETKKRLEAAGEQVRALLDAKSEQVSRMDLYKVGYFRNQLEARQAQAEQGRQLALAAIRLLAGIPEGEPVPVVEVELEPEEEVTPPALEAALSTAEEKRPELVGVAAGVRAREKEVFIRERGFLPDLGLAGFLTLRYTSSATRQRDPFAFDPYNDREAGVGLVARYTFDFPVKQAQLDQSRAELDKLKAQQKLIAAAIRLEVTKVHGELVMALGRARAQSLAEREARRWATAAYGAFDLGTSGTRDMIEAFTALAQASAERAQSWHDVQVARAALARATGAAPLGHE; this is encoded by the coding sequence GTGGTGATCGGGAAGAAGACGCGACGTGTCATCGCCTGGGGTGGGGTGCTTCTGGCCACACGGGTGGCCGCCCAGGAGCCCCCGCCGCCCCCCGAGCCCCTCCCGTCCCCAGCGCTCGCCACCGACGCCGACGCCGTGCCCGCCGGCGCCGAGCCCCTCACCCTGGATCAGCTCATCTGGAGGGCCCGCTCCCGGGATGCGCGCGTGGAGGAGGCGCGCGCCGAGCTGCGCCGGCTGGAGGCGCTCTTGCGTCAGGCGAGCTGGGCGTGGTTCCCCAAGTTCGAGACGCGCGTGGGCTTTGGTGGCCCCGTGCCCGAGGCGCGCAACGACGGCCTGGGCGGCCCGCCCACCACCGAGGCCTCGCTGGAGGGCGACTTCAACTTCGGCCGCATGGGCGTGACGGCCTTCGTCGAGTCCACCGCCGTGCTGCCGCTCTTCACCTTCGGCAAGCTCGAGGCCCTGGAGGACGCCGCGCGCGAGGGGCCCCGCGTGGGCCGCGCGCTGCAGACCCGCGCCGAGGACGAGGCCGGCTTCCAGGCCACCCAGGCGTTCTACGGCTACCAGCTGGCGCGCTCGGGGCTCGTCCAGCTCGCGGAGACGAAGAAGCGGCTGGAGGCCGCGGGCGAGCAGGTGCGCGCGCTGCTCGACGCGAAGTCCGAGCAGGTCTCGCGCATGGATCTCTACAAGGTCGGCTACTTCCGCAACCAGTTGGAGGCGCGCCAGGCCCAGGCCGAGCAGGGCCGTCAGCTGGCGCTCGCCGCCATCCGCCTGCTCGCGGGCATCCCCGAGGGAGAGCCCGTCCCGGTGGTCGAGGTGGAGCTGGAGCCGGAGGAGGAAGTGACGCCGCCCGCGCTGGAGGCCGCCCTGTCCACCGCCGAGGAGAAGCGGCCCGAACTGGTGGGCGTCGCCGCGGGCGTGCGGGCCCGGGAGAAGGAGGTCTTCATCCGCGAGCGCGGCTTCCTGCCGGACCTGGGCCTCGCGGGCTTCCTCACCCTGCGCTACACCTCGAGCGCCACCCGGCAGCGCGATCCCTTCGCCTTCGATCCCTACAACGATCGCGAGGCGGGCGTGGGCCTGGTGGCGCGCTACACCTTCGACTTCCCGGTGAAGCAGGCCCAGTTGGACCAATCCCGCGCGGAGCTCGACAAGCTCAAGGCCCAGCAGAAGCTGATCGCCGCGGCCATCCGGCTGGAGGTCACCAAGGTGCACGGCGAGCTGGTGATGGCGCTCGGACGGGCCCGCGCCCAGAGCCTGGCCGAGCGCGAGGCCCGGCGCTGGGCCACGGCCGCCTACGGCGCGTTCGACCTGGGCACCAGCGGCACGCGGGACATGATCGAGGCCTTCACGGCCCTCGCCCAGGCCTCGGCCGAACGGGCCCAGAGCTGGCATGACGTCCAGGTGGCCCGGGCGGCCCTGGCCCGGGCCACGGGCGCCGCGCCCCTGGGACATGAATAA
- a CDS encoding class I fructose-bisphosphate aldolase produces the protein MAYTDRVKQILSWYPSDNPGTLTNLARLLNTGTLAGTGKLVILPVDQGFEHGPARSFAPNAAGYDPDYHIQLAIDSGCNAYAAPLGFLEAVAGKYLGEIPLVLKLNNSDTLAKPDYPISAVTSSVRDAVRLGCAAVGYTIYPGSAARNQMYEDLRDIIEEAKSYGLPTILWAYARGNMSKQGETAIDVISYAAQISAQLGAHIIKVKPPSDFLEQAEAKKVYEQYGIPTKTMEDRIRDVVKSAFNGKRIVIFSGGESKKTEDLLEEIKQIAAGGGFGSIMGRNAFQRPHAESVKLLEDVMALFKNAP, from the coding sequence ATGGCGTACACCGATCGCGTCAAGCAGATCCTCTCGTGGTACCCGTCCGACAACCCCGGCACGCTGACGAACCTGGCGCGCCTGCTCAACACCGGCACGCTCGCGGGCACCGGCAAGCTGGTCATCCTCCCGGTGGATCAGGGCTTCGAGCACGGCCCGGCCCGCTCCTTCGCGCCCAACGCCGCCGGGTATGATCCGGACTACCACATCCAGCTCGCCATCGACTCGGGCTGCAACGCCTACGCCGCGCCCCTGGGCTTCCTGGAGGCGGTGGCCGGCAAGTACCTGGGGGAGATCCCCCTCGTGCTCAAGCTGAACAACTCGGACACGCTGGCCAAGCCCGACTACCCCATCTCGGCGGTGACCTCGTCGGTGCGCGATGCGGTGCGCCTGGGCTGCGCGGCGGTGGGCTACACCATCTACCCGGGCTCCGCGGCGCGCAACCAGATGTACGAGGACCTGCGCGACATCATCGAGGAGGCCAAGTCCTACGGCCTGCCGACCATCCTCTGGGCCTACGCGCGCGGCAACATGTCCAAGCAGGGCGAGACGGCCATCGACGTCATCTCCTACGCGGCGCAGATCAGCGCGCAGCTCGGCGCGCACATCATCAAGGTCAAGCCGCCCTCGGACTTCCTCGAGCAGGCCGAGGCCAAGAAGGTCTACGAGCAGTACGGCATCCCCACCAAGACGATGGAGGACCGCATCCGCGACGTCGTGAAGTCGGCCTTCAACGGCAAGCGCATCGTCATCTTCTCCGGCGGTGAGTCGAAGAAGACCGAGGACCTGCTCGAGGAGATCAAGCAGATCGCCGCCGGCGGCGGCTTCGGCTCCATCATGGGCCGCAACGCCTTCCAGCGCCCCCACGCGGAGTCCGTCAAGCTGCTCGAGGACGTGATGGCCCTCTTCAAGAACGCGCCGTGA
- a CDS encoding polyprenyl synthetase family protein gives MKERKSTQAGLPAAEQQQAPAPVDFTSWSKTVQYQTQVVLHQILELEDERHLDPAWNKVLEQVRSYSLRPSKRIRPALVLVGYALGRGDTRAPSGLWRFAAATELLHTFMLIHDDVADQADTRRGGAALHKMLGEGRLGENLAIVIGDHLYGRSLEVMLGCNLPEADVATRYFLKVCRYTAAGQYMDIRLPHQPLSELSIYHSLRVAYLKTALYGFTAPLVCGAMLAGSDPEIINKLERFGRYVGTAYQLRDDLLGLYGQSSVVGKPTDSDLAQGKRTFPLLAAYLRATPEARQEMETLCIPGPKDETMLQRARELVEQHGGRGATERLIERSTNAAARILQTLPEAGGLKQMLRDLLQMLMIREA, from the coding sequence ATGAAAGAGCGGAAGTCGACTCAGGCCGGACTTCCGGCGGCAGAGCAGCAGCAGGCGCCGGCGCCCGTGGACTTCACGTCCTGGTCGAAGACGGTGCAATACCAGACGCAGGTCGTGCTGCATCAGATCCTCGAGCTCGAGGACGAGCGGCACCTGGACCCCGCCTGGAACAAGGTGCTCGAGCAGGTGCGCAGCTACAGCCTGCGGCCCTCCAAGCGCATCCGTCCGGCGCTGGTGCTCGTGGGCTACGCCCTGGGCCGGGGCGACACGCGCGCCCCCTCGGGGCTGTGGCGCTTCGCCGCGGCGACGGAACTGCTGCACACCTTCATGTTGATCCACGACGACGTCGCGGATCAGGCGGACACGCGGCGCGGGGGCGCCGCGCTCCACAAGATGCTCGGCGAGGGGCGGCTGGGTGAGAACCTGGCGATCGTGATCGGCGATCACCTCTACGGGCGCTCGCTGGAAGTGATGCTCGGCTGCAACCTGCCGGAAGCGGACGTGGCCACGCGCTACTTCCTCAAGGTGTGCCGCTACACCGCCGCGGGGCAGTACATGGACATCCGGCTGCCGCACCAGCCCCTGAGCGAGCTGTCCATCTACCACTCGCTGCGGGTGGCCTACCTGAAGACGGCGCTCTACGGCTTCACCGCGCCGCTGGTGTGCGGGGCGATGCTGGCCGGCTCGGATCCGGAGATCATCAACAAGCTGGAGCGCTTTGGCCGCTACGTGGGCACGGCGTACCAGCTGCGCGACGATCTGCTCGGGCTCTACGGCCAGTCGTCGGTGGTGGGCAAGCCCACGGACTCGGACCTGGCCCAGGGCAAGCGCACCTTCCCGCTGCTGGCCGCCTACCTCCGGGCCACGCCCGAGGCGCGCCAGGAGATGGAGACGCTCTGCATCCCCGGCCCCAAGGACGAGACGATGCTGCAGCGGGCGCGCGAGCTGGTGGAGCAGCACGGGGGCCGCGGCGCCACCGAGCGCCTCATCGAGCGCTCCACCAACGCCGCCGCGCGCATCCTGCAGACCCTGCCCGAGGCGGGCGGTCTCAAGCAGATGCTGCGTGACCTCTTGCAGATGCTGATGATCCGCGAGGCCTGA
- a CDS encoding RsmB/NOP family class I SAM-dependent RNA methyltransferase codes for MKTLWPETFLDDERLGRPSRRAATAALEAHLSVLKGEPLKLSLAEALKDAEGLGGQERRFAALAVRELSRHQRLLDLAARTLGHAPSKIGLLEDQALVRYVLWRRLFCGAPWSRIGPEVKLPGPIRPRTIKDDLLARVVETPLSEPAVPEAGAERLATRYSFPNWLVQRLAQLHPDTVLEPILAALDEEPSLHFRVRPTGTRDAVLARLLEEGVAAAPVDVALDAVRITDSSHRVFETKVMREGRLQVQDVGSQLIAEACRPLTGSLAGCTVADVCAGAGGKTLALADAVGRSGRVLAGDRSRRRLAQARERARELSLRHVSFPHPLTLESADVVLVDAPCSGTGSLAREPDQKWKLSAKAVEEFHTTQLELLVELAPQVKPGALLVYATCSLLPEENDDVVRDFLARVPGFQVEPLGPVYGAERAAMLCDGPFLRALPSRVPGGGFFAARLRKNPPAG; via the coding sequence GTGAAGACCCTCTGGCCCGAAACCTTCCTGGACGACGAGCGCCTGGGGCGCCCGTCCCGACGCGCCGCCACCGCGGCCCTCGAAGCCCACCTGTCCGTGCTCAAGGGCGAGCCCCTCAAGCTCTCGCTCGCCGAGGCCCTCAAGGACGCCGAGGGCCTGGGCGGTCAGGAGCGGCGCTTCGCCGCGCTGGCGGTGCGGGAGTTGTCGCGCCACCAGCGGCTCCTGGACCTGGCCGCGCGCACGCTGGGCCACGCCCCGAGCAAGATCGGGCTGCTGGAGGATCAGGCGCTCGTGCGCTACGTGCTCTGGCGGCGGCTCTTCTGTGGCGCGCCGTGGTCGCGCATCGGCCCCGAGGTGAAGCTGCCCGGGCCCATCCGGCCGCGCACCATCAAGGACGATCTGCTCGCGCGGGTGGTGGAGACGCCGCTGAGCGAGCCGGCCGTGCCGGAGGCGGGCGCGGAGCGTCTGGCGACGCGCTACTCGTTTCCCAACTGGCTCGTGCAGCGCCTGGCGCAGTTGCATCCGGACACCGTGCTGGAGCCCATCCTGGCGGCGCTGGACGAGGAGCCCTCGCTGCACTTCCGGGTGCGCCCCACGGGCACGCGGGACGCGGTGCTGGCGCGACTGCTGGAGGAGGGCGTGGCCGCGGCCCCGGTGGACGTGGCGCTGGACGCGGTGCGCATCACCGACTCGAGCCACCGGGTCTTCGAGACGAAGGTCATGCGCGAGGGCCGGCTGCAGGTGCAGGACGTGGGCAGCCAGCTCATCGCCGAGGCGTGCCGGCCCCTGACGGGCTCGCTCGCGGGCTGCACGGTGGCGGACGTGTGCGCGGGGGCGGGGGGCAAGACGCTCGCCCTGGCGGACGCGGTGGGGCGCTCGGGTCGGGTGTTGGCGGGAGACCGTTCTCGCCGGCGGCTGGCCCAGGCGCGCGAGCGGGCGCGCGAGCTGTCGCTGCGCCACGTGTCCTTTCCCCATCCGCTGACCCTGGAGAGCGCGGATGTGGTGCTGGTGGACGCGCCGTGCAGCGGCACGGGCTCCCTGGCGCGCGAGCCGGATCAGAAGTGGAAGCTCAGCGCCAAGGCGGTGGAGGAGTTCCACACCACGCAGCTGGAGCTGCTCGTGGAGCTGGCACCCCAGGTGAAGCCCGGCGCGCTCCTGGTGTACGCCACGTGCTCGCTGCTGCCCGAGGAGAACGACGACGTGGTGCGCGACTTCCTCGCGCGCGTGCCCGGCTTCCAGGTGGAGCCGCTCGGGCCCGTCTACGGCGCCGAGCGGGCGGCCATGCTGTGCGACGGCCCCTTCCTCCGGGCGTTGCCGTCGCGGGTGCCCGGCGGGGGCTTCTTCGCCGCCCGTCTGCGCAAGAACCCCCCCGCGGGTTGA
- a CDS encoding response regulator has protein sequence MPGARSSMKVLLVEDDAGLREGMAELISELVEVREASSVAQAQRALGEELFALVLTDLRIGDTGSGGRVILEAARKRLLPVAIVSASATEEVLKMLAPHVPDAVLTKPFQLEDMLALVERFVALRREVARRAAGPVPAESAWTEAATPGVRLAQGADGGEWLRLAPGAAHAPCARDPRLGMMLLEGSLEVEGESRGREQYLFLSAGPREVRTQEGCLAVSLPLRA, from the coding sequence ATGCCAGGCGCGAGGTCCTCGATGAAGGTGTTGCTGGTGGAGGATGACGCCGGGCTGCGCGAGGGAATGGCCGAACTCATCTCCGAGCTGGTCGAGGTGCGCGAGGCGAGCAGCGTCGCCCAGGCGCAGCGCGCGCTGGGCGAGGAGCTCTTCGCGCTGGTGCTCACGGACCTGCGCATCGGGGACACGGGCAGCGGGGGTCGGGTGATCCTCGAGGCGGCGCGCAAGCGGCTGCTCCCGGTGGCCATCGTCAGCGCGTCGGCCACCGAGGAGGTGCTCAAGATGCTCGCGCCCCACGTGCCGGACGCGGTGCTCACCAAGCCCTTCCAGCTCGAGGACATGCTCGCCCTGGTGGAGCGCTTCGTGGCGCTGCGGCGCGAGGTGGCGCGGCGGGCCGCGGGGCCGGTGCCGGCCGAGTCGGCGTGGACCGAGGCGGCCACGCCGGGCGTGCGGCTGGCCCAGGGGGCGGACGGGGGCGAGTGGCTGCGCCTGGCGCCCGGGGCGGCGCACGCGCCGTGCGCCCGCGATCCGCGCCTGGGAATGATGTTGCTCGAGGGCTCGCTGGAAGTGGAAGGCGAGTCGCGCGGGCGGGAGCAGTACCTCTTTCTGTCGGCCGGACCGCGTGAGGTGCGCACCCAGGAAGGGTGCCTGGCCGTCTCGCTGCCCCTGAGGGCGTAG